The following coding sequences lie in one Bacteroidota bacterium genomic window:
- a CDS encoding stage II sporulation protein M, whose product MKEITFLKQNADKWQEFEKLISTKGGSNPDLMADLFIQLTDDLSYSKTHYPKTKTTQYLNSIAARVHQEIYKNKKEKKSRIFNFWKYELPFLFKNSHKQLLYAFLIFGVAFLIGVVSTLYDDSFVRLILGDQYINETLENIDKNDPMDIYKGMSQGNMFSIITINNIYVSFICFAMGILFSFGTGYMLFTNGVMVGAFQFFFYTKGVLLQSALVIWIHGTLEISAIIIAGCAGLTMGNSILFPGTYSRGASFVKGAKQGVKIAIGLVPIFIVAGFLESFVTRYTQMPIWLSLSIIGASLTFIVWYFIIYPIRLNKSALKNIHTNQTT is encoded by the coding sequence GTGAAAGAAATTACATTTTTAAAACAAAATGCCGACAAATGGCAAGAGTTTGAAAAGCTCATCTCCACCAAAGGTGGTTCTAATCCCGATTTAATGGCAGATTTGTTTATTCAACTGACAGATGATTTATCCTATTCAAAAACACATTATCCAAAAACCAAAACAACGCAGTATTTAAATTCAATTGCTGCTCGTGTGCATCAAGAAATCTATAAAAACAAAAAAGAAAAAAAATCACGCATTTTTAATTTTTGGAAATATGAATTACCGTTCCTGTTTAAAAATTCACATAAACAATTGCTTTATGCATTTCTCATTTTTGGTGTTGCCTTTTTAATAGGAGTGGTTTCCACGTTGTATGATGACAGCTTTGTTCGATTAATCTTAGGCGACCAATATATTAATGAAACCTTAGAAAATATCGACAAAAACGATCCTATGGACATTTACAAAGGAATGAGTCAGGGAAACATGTTTTCAATCATTACAATAAATAATATTTATGTTTCTTTTATTTGTTTTGCGATGGGAATTCTATTTTCATTTGGAACAGGTTATATGTTATTTACAAACGGAGTGATGGTAGGTGCATTTCAATTTTTCTTTTACACGAAAGGTGTGTTATTGCAATCGGCACTTGTTATATGGATACATGGCACGTTAGAAATTTCGGCAATCATTATTGCCGGTTGTGCAGGGCTTACAATGGGAAACAGTATTTTATTTCCGGGCACCTACTCCCGTGGAGCCTCTTTTGTAAAAGGTGCAAAGCAAGGTGTAAAAATTGCTATTGGTCTTGTTCCTATATTTATTGTAGCGGGATTTCTAGAATCATTTGTAACACGTTATACACAAATGCCAATATGGTTAAGCTTATCAATCATCGGAGCCTCTCTCACATTTATCGTTTGGTATTTTATCATTTATCCGATACGATTAAACAAGAGCGCATTAAAAAATATTCATACTAATCAAACAACATGA
- a CDS encoding tetratricopeptide repeat protein: MKLNKTQIAVVSGALLLIVLLLLANTKLLPKEEAPVAEHEHSETADFTKMVQSAIDALGASEKKAVQSLDEAIKTSPDKKLAFENMINMWDSLRNPSVAAYYMELASQASPTEVNWFEAASRYYAATRFVEETNRPLLYNKAIECYNHVLEMNPKNVDAKISLAACYVEGSPDPMKGIGMLREIEKTDSTNVNLQLNFAFFSERSGQWEKAIARFEKVLKFQPDYIEAYLHLADAYIQMGDKTKAIESLKKYVALVDDVTIKTEVQDYINKLTTEETHGHTQ, encoded by the coding sequence ATGAAACTGAATAAAACTCAAATAGCAGTCGTTTCAGGAGCATTATTACTTATCGTTCTTTTATTATTAGCAAACACAAAACTTCTTCCAAAAGAAGAAGCCCCAGTTGCAGAACACGAGCATTCAGAAACAGCTGATTTCACCAAAATGGTGCAAAGTGCTATTGATGCGTTGGGTGCAAGCGAAAAAAAAGCAGTTCAATCATTGGATGAAGCCATTAAAACTTCGCCTGATAAAAAGCTTGCTTTTGAAAACATGATTAACATGTGGGACAGCTTGCGAAATCCTTCGGTTGCTGCTTATTATATGGAGCTAGCATCACAAGCCTCACCAACGGAAGTGAATTGGTTTGAAGCAGCAAGTCGTTATTACGCTGCTACCCGGTTTGTGGAAGAAACCAATCGCCCTTTATTGTATAACAAGGCAATTGAATGTTACAACCATGTGCTTGAAATGAATCCCAAAAACGTGGATGCAAAAATCAGTTTAGCAGCATGTTATGTGGAAGGCAGTCCGGATCCGATGAAAGGAATCGGAATGTTACGTGAGATTGAGAAAACAGATTCAACGAATGTAAACTTGCAATTAAATTTTGCATTTTTCTCAGAACGTTCAGGACAATGGGAAAAGGCAATTGCTCGATTTGAAAAAGTTTTGAAATTTCAACCGGATTACATTGAGGCTTATTTGCATTTAGCAGATGCATATATTCAGATGGGTGATAAAACAAAAGCGATTGAGAGTTTAAAAAAATATGTTGCATTGGTAGACGATGTAACTATTAAAACAGAAGTACAGGATTATATAAATAAATTAACCACTGAGGAAACTCATGGTCACACACAGTAA
- a CDS encoding MoxR family ATPase, giving the protein MEEQVFQNRVDLSGLQIAVINIKREINKIIVGQDDMIELLIAAILADGHVLIEGVPGVAKTLSAKLLARTMKVEFSRIQFTPDLMPSDIIGTSIYNLKTSEFEFKQGPLFSNIVLIDEINRAPAKTQSALFEAMEERQITVDGKTYLLSPPFIVLATQNPVEQEGTYRLPEAQLDRFLFKIEVDYPKLEDETKIIADYHASKNKIDITAVAGVMNASEVKEYREKVGSVHIDANLISYIAKIVNQTRNNSSLYLGASPRASLAILTSSKAIAAMRGRDFVTPDDIKFVTAHVLKHRVILTPEKEMEGITTKDVIKGIVEKIEVPR; this is encoded by the coding sequence ATGGAAGAACAAGTATTTCAAAACAGAGTTGACCTCAGTGGACTGCAAATAGCAGTAATCAACATTAAAAGAGAAATCAATAAAATCATTGTGGGGCAAGACGATATGATAGAGTTATTGATTGCAGCAATATTGGCTGATGGTCATGTTTTAATTGAAGGCGTCCCGGGGGTAGCCAAAACGCTATCTGCCAAGCTATTGGCAAGAACCATGAAAGTTGAATTTTCAAGAATTCAGTTTACTCCTGACTTAATGCCGTCCGATATAATTGGAACAAGTATTTATAATCTAAAAACATCTGAATTTGAATTCAAACAAGGACCACTTTTTTCCAACATCGTATTGATCGATGAAATAAACCGCGCTCCGGCAAAAACACAATCAGCATTATTTGAGGCAATGGAAGAGCGTCAAATAACAGTTGACGGGAAAACCTATCTACTCAGTCCACCTTTCATTGTATTAGCAACACAAAATCCGGTAGAACAAGAAGGAACGTATCGTTTACCCGAAGCTCAGTTAGATCGTTTCCTATTTAAAATAGAGGTTGATTATCCAAAACTGGAAGATGAAACAAAAATAATTGCGGATTACCATGCGAGTAAAAACAAGATAGATATTACTGCTGTAGCAGGAGTTATGAATGCATCTGAAGTGAAAGAGTATCGTGAAAAAGTTGGAAGTGTTCACATTGATGCTAACTTAATTTCCTATATCGCAAAAATTGTGAATCAAACCAGAAACAATTCATCCTTGTATTTGGGTGCTTCGCCACGAGCGTCATTAGCAATTTTAACAAGCTCCAAAGCAATTGCTGCGATGCGAGGCCGCGATTTCGTTACACCGGATGATATTAAATTTGTTACTGCACATGTTTTAAAACATCGTGTCATCTTAACTCCAGAAAAAGAAATGGAAGGAATTACAACAAAAGACGTAATTAAAGGAATTGTAGAAAAAATTGAAGTTCCTAGATAG
- a CDS encoding integration host factor subunit beta, producing MTKADIINDIAEKTGIEKVAVQASVEAFMKSVRNSMVSGENVYLRGFGSFIVKKRAEKTGRNISKNTTIIIPAHYIPAFKPAKTFAEKVKKNVKKEIPA from the coding sequence ATGACAAAGGCAGACATCATTAACGACATTGCAGAAAAAACAGGAATTGAAAAAGTAGCAGTTCAAGCAAGCGTAGAAGCATTCATGAAATCAGTTAGAAACTCAATGGTGAGCGGAGAGAATGTTTATTTAAGAGGATTTGGAAGTTTCATTGTAAAAAAACGTGCTGAAAAAACCGGAAGAAATATTTCCAAAAACACAACCATCATTATCCCAGCTCATTATATTCCGGCTTTCAAACCGGCTAAAACATTTGCTGAGAAAGTGAAGAAAAACGTTAAAAAAGAAATACCAGCATAA
- a CDS encoding RDD family protein — MDNIKIQTTQNVDIEYELASIGDRILATLLDYLFFFGYSLLILLLMNVIGEVIENNIWLVIVLFLPILLYDLLCELFFQGKSFGKMIMKIKVVKLDGTQAGFGAYLLRWLLRIIDMRLFSGAIALIAILVNGKGQRIGDMAAGTTVIKMKQKVTIHDTILNKVKPVYTIVYPEVSRLSDSDIAIIKEVMQMAIRTGNQEAIERLAIKTKDAMGIQTKLPDTQFLATVVQDYSQYNFDK; from the coding sequence ATGGATAATATTAAAATACAAACAACACAAAATGTTGATATCGAATACGAGTTAGCGAGTATTGGCGACCGTATTCTTGCCACTCTTCTTGATTATTTGTTTTTTTTCGGGTATTCTCTTCTAATTCTCTTATTGATGAATGTAATTGGAGAAGTAATTGAAAATAATATTTGGCTGGTGATTGTTCTTTTTTTACCAATTCTGCTTTATGATTTGTTATGCGAACTTTTTTTTCAAGGCAAGTCTTTTGGAAAAATGATTATGAAAATAAAAGTAGTGAAGTTGGATGGTACTCAAGCAGGTTTCGGAGCATATCTATTGCGCTGGTTGTTGCGAATAATCGACATGCGTTTATTCTCGGGAGCGATTGCATTGATTGCAATACTTGTGAATGGAAAAGGACAACGTATTGGTGATATGGCCGCAGGAACCACTGTTATAAAAATGAAACAGAAAGTAACCATCCACGATACAATCCTCAATAAAGTAAAGCCAGTTTATACCATCGTCTACCCGGAAGTATCTCGGCTATCCGATTCGGATATTGCTATTATTAAAGAGGTGATGCAAATGGCAATACGAACAGGAAATCAAGAAGCCATCGAGCGCCTAGCGATTAAAACAAAAGATGCAATGGGAATACAAACAAAATTGCCTGATACGCAATTTTTAGCAACTGTTGTGCAAGATTATAGCCAGTATAATTTTGATAAGTAG
- the gldD gene encoding gliding motility lipoprotein GldD, producing the protein MKSKLRGVTYQVSGILGGILILFSCVLFPACGGDDEDEAIAPKPRAYYRLVFPEKKYVRYDSVCPFSFEIPTYTKMEKDKNYRAEPCWLNLEFPSMNGTLHLTYHEVKNDINAYLDETNELASKHQIKASGIEEKLVARDSSKVYGLIYEIGGNAASSIQFFLTDSTHHFIRGALYFNVAPNTDSIAPVVDFVRKDIYRMIETFEWKSGGTITSSKPSK; encoded by the coding sequence ATGAAGAGTAAATTAAGAGGTGTTACATATCAGGTGTCGGGAATTTTAGGAGGCATCTTGATTCTTTTTTCTTGCGTCTTGTTTCCAGCTTGTGGTGGTGATGACGAAGATGAAGCCATTGCTCCGAAGCCACGTGCATACTATCGTTTGGTTTTCCCTGAAAAAAAATATGTACGCTACGATTCAGTTTGTCCTTTTTCTTTTGAAATCCCTACCTACACTAAAATGGAAAAGGATAAGAATTATCGTGCTGAACCTTGTTGGCTGAATTTGGAATTTCCAAGCATGAATGGAACACTTCATTTAACCTATCATGAAGTGAAGAACGACATCAATGCTTATTTAGATGAAACAAACGAACTGGCATCGAAGCATCAAATCAAAGCCTCAGGCATTGAAGAGAAATTAGTTGCGCGTGATTCCAGTAAAGTATATGGATTAATTTATGAGATTGGCGGAAATGCTGCTTCATCTATTCAGTTTTTTTTAACAGACAGCACACATCATTTTATTCGCGGTGCCCTGTATTTTAACGTTGCACCAAATACAGATTCAATTGCTCCTGTTGTTGATTTTGTTAGGAAAGATATCTATCGAATGATAGAAACATTTGAATGGAAAAGTGGAGGAACGATTACTTCTTCAAAACCTTCAAAATAA
- a CDS encoding COX15/CtaA family protein has product MNTKSIHRFILIAQITLVFIIIVIIAGSVVRATGSGMGCPDWPKCFGNWIPPTDVSQLPPNYKDLYAGEHHAVAEFNALNTWTEYINRLAGAILGILVFIQLLLSIKIRKQDKRIFVMSLLSFFMIGFQGWLGAKVVSSNLAPMKITIHMVMALVILAVAVAIIYRAKKLISITSETIVNPRIIQLGAIVFFFTIIQIMLGTQVREEVDVLLKNFDASFRGDIIENLGISFKVHRSFSIAIMLVNFFMIYKIIKSDATDSLKKYGKILGIVLIGELLAGIILSRFALPAPLQPIHLLLACIAYALQFLIILKVLKK; this is encoded by the coding sequence ATGAATACAAAGAGCATCCATCGTTTTATTCTGATTGCCCAAATCACCTTGGTATTTATTATTATTGTCATCATTGCCGGCTCTGTCGTTCGTGCGACCGGCTCCGGAATGGGCTGTCCGGACTGGCCAAAATGTTTCGGCAATTGGATTCCGCCAACGGATGTTTCACAATTACCTCCAAACTATAAAGACCTGTATGCAGGAGAACATCATGCGGTTGCAGAATTTAATGCACTAAACACATGGACAGAGTATATTAATCGTTTGGCGGGAGCTATTTTAGGGATATTGGTATTTATTCAATTACTTCTTTCTATCAAAATCAGAAAGCAAGACAAACGTATTTTTGTGATGTCGTTGCTTTCATTTTTTATGATTGGATTTCAAGGGTGGCTGGGAGCAAAAGTGGTGAGCAGTAATTTAGCACCAATGAAAATTACGATTCACATGGTGATGGCGCTGGTGATATTAGCTGTTGCTGTTGCAATTATTTATCGTGCTAAAAAATTAATTTCAATTACTTCCGAAACAATTGTAAACCCTCGAATTATTCAACTGGGTGCGATTGTTTTCTTTTTTACGATTATTCAAATTATGCTTGGAACACAGGTACGCGAAGAAGTAGATGTATTATTAAAAAATTTCGATGCATCCTTCAGAGGAGATATCATTGAAAACTTAGGCATATCCTTTAAAGTTCACCGTAGCTTTTCAATTGCAATTATGCTGGTTAACTTTTTTATGATTTATAAAATCATAAAAAGTGACGCGACTGATTCATTAAAAAAATACGGGAAGATATTAGGAATTGTTTTAATTGGAGAACTTCTCGCTGGTATTATCTTAAGTAGATTTGCACTTCCGGCTCCACTCCAACCTATTCATTTACTGTTAGCTTGTATTGCTTATGCGCTGCAGTTCTTGATTATTTTGAAGGTTTTGAAGAAGTAA
- a CDS encoding single-stranded DNA-binding protein: MAGVNKVILVGNLGKDPEVRHLEGGAAVANFPIATTEIYKDKTGARQEQTEWHNIVVWRGLAEVAEKYLKKGMTIYIEGKLRTRSWDDKEGHKRYTTEVVGDTFTILSKKENQSGGSNDDHSSLSGPKTGDDLPF, from the coding sequence ATGGCAGGCGTTAATAAAGTAATATTGGTTGGTAATTTAGGGAAAGATCCAGAAGTGCGACACCTAGAAGGTGGTGCGGCAGTTGCGAATTTTCCAATCGCTACAACAGAAATATATAAAGACAAAACAGGAGCTCGTCAAGAACAAACCGAATGGCATAATATTGTTGTTTGGAGAGGCTTGGCAGAAGTAGCAGAAAAATATTTGAAAAAGGGAATGACCATCTATATCGAGGGCAAATTAAGAACACGTTCTTGGGATGATAAGGAAGGACACAAGCGCTATACAACTGAAGTGGTTGGCGATACATTCACCATTTTAAGTAAAAAAGAAAATCAATCCGGTGGTAGCAACGATGATCATAGTAGCTTGTCGGGACCCAAAACAGGAGATGATTTACCTTTTTAA
- the gldE gene encoding gliding motility-associated protein GldE — protein MITMFVLLLVVALVSAAESAFFSLTPNDMEELKSSDAKSDEKILQLIESPKRLLATVLISINFINIAIVIVNSSFIFGAEGWFDFPGSPTLGFVIQVVAVTFLILLIGEVTPKIYATQNPLKASRRLIYFVLVLQRLFSPVSSFLIFITSLLDKVIKPKSHSISVDELSQALDLTSDEDIPEEDHKILKGIVKFGNTDVKQIMQSRTHVTAFEYKIGYTKLLADITAFGFSRVPIYKETLDNIVGVLYTKDLLQYINETDDFNWQGIVRPPFFVPENKKIDDLLREFQYKKIHLAVVVDEYGGTSGIVTLEDVIEEIVGEINDEFDDDDIVYSKLDDSNFVFEGKAALNDVARILEIDRADFEDAKGEADSLAGLIIEIEGRIPTKNEKIAFKNLIFTIESADNRKIKRVKITIERSNDEE, from the coding sequence ATGATAACCATGTTTGTGTTGTTATTGGTGGTCGCTTTAGTTTCTGCTGCTGAATCAGCATTCTTCTCACTCACCCCGAATGATATGGAAGAATTGAAATCTTCCGATGCAAAATCAGATGAGAAAATCCTTCAATTGATAGAATCACCGAAACGCTTGTTGGCCACGGTTTTAATAAGTATCAACTTTATTAATATCGCAATTGTAATTGTCAACTCCTCCTTTATTTTCGGTGCGGAAGGATGGTTTGATTTTCCAGGTAGTCCAACCTTAGGATTCGTAATTCAGGTGGTTGCTGTTACCTTTTTAATCTTGTTGATTGGTGAAGTAACCCCTAAAATTTATGCGACCCAAAATCCGTTGAAAGCCTCACGCAGACTGATTTATTTTGTGCTCGTTCTCCAACGTTTGTTCTCACCTGTCAGCTCATTTTTGATTTTTATTACTTCTTTATTGGATAAAGTCATAAAGCCAAAATCACATAGTATTTCCGTTGATGAATTGTCTCAAGCCCTGGATTTGACTTCAGACGAGGATATTCCTGAAGAAGATCATAAAATTTTAAAAGGCATTGTGAAATTTGGAAATACCGATGTAAAACAGATTATGCAATCACGTACCCATGTGACTGCATTCGAATATAAAATCGGATACACAAAATTACTCGCGGATATTACCGCTTTTGGCTTTTCGCGCGTTCCAATTTATAAAGAAACATTAGACAATATTGTAGGTGTATTGTATACCAAAGATTTGTTGCAATACATTAATGAAACGGATGATTTTAATTGGCAAGGCATTGTTCGTCCTCCGTTTTTTGTTCCTGAGAATAAAAAAATTGACGATTTGTTGCGTGAGTTTCAATACAAAAAAATTCACTTAGCTGTTGTGGTTGATGAATATGGCGGAACTTCAGGGATTGTTACCTTGGAAGATGTGATTGAAGAAATTGTTGGAGAAATTAACGATGAGTTTGATGATGATGATATCGTTTATTCGAAGTTAGATGATTCTAATTTTGTATTTGAAGGGAAAGCCGCATTAAACGATGTGGCGAGAATTCTGGAAATTGATAGAGCTGATTTTGAAGATGCAAAAGGCGAAGCTGATAGTCTTGCTGGATTGATTATTGAAATTGAAGGTCGTATTCCAACGAAAAACGAAAAAATTGCATTCAAAAATTTAATTTTCACAATTGAATCTGCCGATAATAGAAAAATTAAACGTGTTAAAATTACAATTGAAAGGTCGAATGATGAAGAGTAA
- a CDS encoding DUF4350 domain-containing protein encodes MLVLCFTGLILMQVYAPKPINWNPTFMKKDKIPFGMSALYEALPGIFPDQEINTEAAPIYNVLNKKEIKHSNYIIVNNAFEPDNLDTRELLEFAKNGNTVFIAANYYGGKFADTLKLKTDNYQGVQNILKEDSIKLRNFYKPYDTAVVNFVNPQLKRKTNYVYSKGIENTYFTSFDTNKVTVLGTNSINNVNYIKINWGKGQLFLSTLPEVYTNYLFINEKNHDYAYRALSYLPNQTVIWDEYYKAGNIIKDSPLRVVFNNPALRSAYFVLLLSLILFIIIGIKRKQRIIPIVEPLRNTTLDFVDIVGTLYYQTGNHKNIADKKITYFLEYIRSTFQVKTNLYDEVFIERITNLSGVEKEKVHQLFYYFADLNVKSSISQNELLKLNRMIEAFHAENKR; translated from the coding sequence ATGTTGGTTCTGTGTTTCACAGGATTAATCCTTATGCAAGTATATGCTCCAAAACCAATCAATTGGAATCCTACATTTATGAAAAAGGACAAAATTCCATTTGGTATGTCAGCATTGTATGAGGCATTACCGGGAATTTTTCCTGATCAAGAAATAAATACTGAAGCGGCTCCCATCTATAATGTATTAAACAAAAAAGAAATTAAACATAGTAACTATATTATTGTAAACAATGCTTTTGAACCCGACAATTTAGACACTCGTGAATTATTAGAATTTGCAAAAAATGGGAACACTGTTTTTATTGCTGCTAACTATTATGGTGGAAAATTTGCCGATACGTTAAAACTTAAAACCGATAATTACCAAGGTGTTCAGAACATTTTAAAGGAAGATTCCATCAAGCTTCGAAATTTTTATAAACCTTACGATACGGCTGTAGTCAATTTTGTAAATCCACAATTAAAAAGAAAAACAAACTACGTCTATTCAAAAGGAATTGAAAACACGTATTTCACTTCTTTCGACACCAACAAGGTTACAGTATTGGGAACCAATAGTATTAATAATGTTAATTACATAAAAATCAATTGGGGCAAAGGTCAGCTATTTTTAAGCACACTACCAGAAGTTTACACCAACTACCTTTTTATCAATGAAAAAAATCACGATTATGCATACAGAGCATTATCGTATCTTCCAAATCAAACAGTCATTTGGGATGAATATTATAAAGCAGGCAATATAATTAAGGATAGCCCGCTAAGAGTTGTCTTCAATAACCCTGCATTAAGAAGCGCTTATTTTGTATTACTACTTTCTTTAATACTTTTTATTATAATCGGTATAAAGCGCAAACAACGCATCATTCCAATCGTTGAACCATTAAGAAATACTACCTTAGATTTCGTGGATATCGTAGGAACGCTCTACTATCAAACGGGGAATCACAAGAATATTGCTGACAAAAAAATAACATACTTTTTGGAATACATCCGGTCAACATTTCAAGTAAAAACGAATCTGTATGACGAAGTGTTCATTGAACGCATCACCAATCTATCAGGAGTTGAAAAAGAAAAAGTACATCAGTTATTTTATTACTTCGCTGATTTAAATGTGAAATCCAGTATCAGTCAAAATGAATTATTGAAATTAAATAGGATGATTGAAGCGTTTCATGCAGAAAATAAAAGATAA
- a CDS encoding DUF1304 domain-containing protein: MEIAIKIIIGLVAVTHIYILWLEMFAWTTRGKKTFKNFPEHLFEPTKALAANQGLYNGFLAPGLIWSMFIKDVQWSENVSIFFLGCVLVAGIYGALTADKKIFMVQGFLPLVGLISILLK; this comes from the coding sequence ATGGAGATTGCAATAAAAATAATTATTGGCTTAGTAGCAGTAACTCACATTTATATTTTGTGGCTGGAAATGTTTGCATGGACAACCAGAGGTAAAAAAACGTTTAAAAATTTTCCGGAACATTTATTTGAACCAACCAAGGCCTTGGCAGCAAACCAGGGACTCTATAATGGATTTTTGGCGCCAGGATTGATTTGGTCAATGTTTATTAAGGATGTACAGTGGTCAGAAAATGTTTCTATTTTCTTTTTAGGATGTGTTTTGGTTGCCGGAATTTATGGTGCACTAACGGCCGATAAAAAAATATTTATGGTTCAAGGATTTTTGCCGTTGGTTGGGTTAATTTCAATTTTGTTGAAATAA